The DNA region ACAGTAATGAATTCAATGTAGTCTATACTCCCACTCTTGTCAACATCAGCCTGAGATGGTATGATACTATGTTACCTACCTCAACTTAGCGATAAACTGATTTGTGCAGTGTGTGTAGATATGAGTATTAGAAGTTCTTACGGCATCCATCAGCTGTTTTATTTCCGACTCTGGGAGCTTGGATCCCAGCTTAGCTAACCCGGTTTTAAGTTCTTCGTATGTGATGGTGCCACTCCTATCAGTGTCAATGTTGTTGAACATCTCTTTCAGCCCCTTTATTTCTTCTTCTGGCATGGTTTCTGCAATGACCTACGAGTAACATGGTGTGATTTCCGTCTTACATCTATATTCAATCTTGTCAACCAAACTTTAGGGGGCGTGGCTATTAAACTGGTACCTTTAGAGCAAGCTGCTTCATCTTGTTCATTGCTCTAAATTGCCTCATTCTGATCAAAACAGCACTATGAATAGGTTTGTCCGATGCATCACCGTCTTCCTTGAGCCATGGATGTTCTGTATCATGTAGCACGATCTAAACTTTACTGATCATTAACACCATAATTTATAATCCAAtacttgaaaatttgaaaattatggCATTAAGCAAGATTTAACACTCATTTATCTACTTCCAGTTAGTACATTTGTATTCTGAATACAAGATGACAGCACAACTTTCAAAACAGAAATCTGGTAAGAGAAATTTAAGGTTAATATGCGCCTACCAAGGGCTTCAGCTGCAGTTATCCGTTTTTGGGGATCCACTGTCAACATTTTTCTGATAAGATCCTTTGCACTGGAAGATATGGATGGCCAGGGAGAGCTTTCAAGATCAAGTTGGGCCTTCAAAATTTCTTCAAATATGGCCTTCTCAGTTTCTAGGGCACCATTACAAGGATGATTATCAAGacaaagaaataaagttgttagaatctaagattgggccaaggTTAGTCAGCTGGGCGCCAAACAAGCTCGATAACATGTTACAATTTATGGGGCTAGACATGCAGTAAATCTCTGAACTGCTCAGTAAGTCTACGCAAAAATTCCACTTACCAGCCCAGAATGGAGGAAATCCACTCAAAAGGATATATAAAATGACTCCAGCACTCCATACATCTATCTCCTTGCCATACTTACGACGCAACACCTCGGGTGCAACATAGTAAGCACTTCCAACAATATCCTTGTATATTTGACCTGAAGAATGATTGTCATTTAGATTCACGGTTATGAAAATTGATGTTCATTGCCACCGCTTCGAAATTTGAATAGCAGGCAGAAATTGATTCCTTCTTATTATACACTAACAGTATCACTAACAGAGGCTTACTAGATTTTAACTGTTGCATTAGAACATACAGAATGAGTTTTTATGTAAATATGATATTTCAAAAATCATAACTTTCACCATTTGGGACCACATTCAGATTTAAAGCTAGATGGTGACTTGCTTATTAGTAGGTATAGATACTATTTTCTGCTGTGAAAGATAACATTccatttctctcttcttctcccaGAACCAAATCTAAAGCAACAACATCCAGTAGTTTTTCATTTTATGAATCTTTTCATATCATAACTTTGGTCTATCCAAGTGACAGGATATTCTCATGCCCATGAAACACGATAGCATATGCCACACAAAGTCACAGGAAAAGTTAACCTAAGACTGTGGGTTGTAACTGTCATCTGGTTATGGATAGGGACAAGGAAATTAAAACAATCCTTGACCTGGTTGACCTGTCACTCTCGTATTGACCCGGTCATGCTTGGCCCAAAGTAAAATCTACCCACACATGATTTTTGTTTGTCACAGAGGTCCCAACACTATCAAAGTCTCCTTTTTAACAATCATATCAAATGCaaaaattcttcctttttgaTCCCTTTCTCCACTTGACTACAAATGAAATTCTTCATTCTAATCCTTTAACCACAAAACCACGCCAAACAAGCATCTTAACCGAGTAAACTATCAGCAAGCTATCTGTTCCCATTAATTAACTTATTAAAGATATAAGCTAAGTAAACGATTGGACTACACACTCTAATATCCACATTGAAGTCTTGATTAATTCAAACTAGACTTGTTAAGACCAATCGATTATCActacaccaaaagttataactagtagcgAGGACGCAACAACACCACGTTTCGATGGTAGAATGTTGGACTCGGAGAACAAGACCATTACTACTATCCCTTCCGGAGAAAAAATACTAACATGGAGAAAACCGAACAATATGCATTAAATGTGAGAGACGACTTCACTCCTAAGAAGGGgaaatatcttcttcttttttttcttaagacTAAACTGAATGAAATTACATACAAACAAGATATCTTCATCCAGCTATCCTTGTAGTGTAAAGTAGGATTATTGGCAAGAATGAGTGAAATTCATAGCTGGCAATGCTAATATGGGGGACatagtgatgatgatgaagtcCTATGAATTGAACATAGTAAACTAATGTCTTCTAAAGTTTCAACAATTAATCATATTCATAACTCAATAAATTTAAGGTctagcggcatagctgtggcttCTCAAATGAGAAGTCTCAGGTTCAAGCCCCAGTATGGGCATTGACTCTCCGTGCTtctataggttgagaaagtatgtatgaacacatACTAAATTATAACAgttataacagagtcaatagtactatcAAAAAAAAGAATGGATTATGGAAATTTCAAGTTTACCTTCTTCAATGAAGACAGAGAGTCCAAAATCCGTGGCCTTTAAGGGAGAATCATCATCTTTACTAACAAGCAAGAAATTCTCAGGTTTAAGGTCCCTATGCATAACTCCCATGAAGTGACAAACATGAACCACATTCACAATCTGTCTCCCAATCCTCGCCGCCTCTTTCTCGGAGTAATTCCCCTTAGCCGTAATCCGATCAAAAAGCTCCCCGCCGGAGCAAAGCTCCATCACCACATACAAATTCTCCCCATCCTCATACGCCCCCTTGAACTCCACGATATTGGGCTGCCCAGTCAAATGCTGCAGCATCAAAACCTCCCTCCTCACATCCTCAATGTCCTTGGGACTCACCAGCTTCGCCGTTGAAATCGATTTGCACGCGTATTTAAACCCCGTCGCCTTCTCCGTGCACAAATACGTGATCCCGAATTGCCCTCTCCCCAGCTCACGGTCAAGATCATACACTGTTCTAATGTCCACATACGGCTTTCCCAGAATGGGCCCCACCTCGGAAGCTGACGCCATTGGCTTTTGCGGCGCCGGCGGTGGGGGTTGAGTTTGTTGTTCTACAATGGGGACTGGGCGATACGCGGAAGAGCTTGAGAGTATTGGGATTTCGCGAACTTTTGAGCAGCAGAGCCCCATTTTTTTGCAGAGGGAGGAGAAAGAAACGGGGTGGAATGGAATGGAAGGGACAGAAATGAGAGAATGGGGGATTTATATATAGGTTATCGAAGGAAGTGTAATGGGTGAAGTTAATGAAACTTGTGGTTTTTAAGGTGCTTTGCTTTTGCCTTTCGAgtgttctttctttctttccggTTGTCCTGCTGCTAgcttcatatgtatatatatgtatatataatgggTTTTGGCACCTTTTTCAACTTCATACGCTTTCTCTACTAATATTCTTTGCCTTTGTTTGTATACAGTATCTGGTATCTATGTTTTTTTACTAATGTTATAATTGTTTAACCCGCACAACATTGCAGCGATTAGGTCTCGATTTTACTGTTATTTAAGTTAGAATCCTGCCTAAAAGTCTCTATAGGAGGTGAATTGTGTGAGTCATCTCGTTAGTTCTCAAATTCCACTCTTAGGCATGTTTAGTTCACATAAAATATTTGTAGGGAAATAGAAgtgaaatttcatggaaaagtaactaggaaaatgaattttattgtttgattggtaaagaaaaattattatgaaTACTAATTCCATTGCTTGATTGGATTTAAAATTGTAAGGAATAACGAGTATAAAGACTTATATGCCCCTGTAacttaagaaaaataataaaaaattaacaaatgacACAAAGGGTAAAATAGTTCATCCATATCACTTTTTCTTCTCATCTTCCCtggaaaacaaaatttttagtccaacaaggattttgttttcctcaaatttgaatTCCATAAACCAAACATCCACAAATCATATTTTCCTCCATTCTAAGGAAAACAATTTCCACCCAACCAAACATCCCCTTACTTGTACCGCAAATTATCCTATGAACCCAGGTCCACACAATTgacatactaaatattcataatttacttttatattCACAAGTTTCTTTCAAATACCGTAGTAccacaatattaatatattaggatttgatgACCGGTATTGTATTTACAACTTCCATTCTACAGGTGTCATGTATTTGACTTAGAAActcaatttatattctaaaaattcacaatttcaatactaaaaatacacaatttaggaCTAGGATTCACCTTATAAGGTGAatctggtccatggtataactactCTACCTGTATAGCGCACAAGGGGTTTCTGTGAGATTCAAACCCCCACACTCTTATTAAAGAAAGATTTTAAGATGTCTGTACATATTTAACTCACTAATTCAGTAGACAGTATTTAAGATAAGTAAGATTTGAAACTCGGCAGCTATAATGATGGGAAATTTAGCTCGACCTTCATtgaattatcatgatttacatattCTCAAACGCTCTGTCCGTCCCCttttataagaaaaagaaaaaataagacTTTTTAATGATGGATCAAACTAACTCTTTACTCTTCAAAGACAAAGACTAAAgacatcaatcattattgtgtggatcatggtccacacagctctggaccatactattaaataatgcacattcaatataaaaataatgtacatttagtataaaaataatgtacattatattcaggggatgtacattatttgtgtactgaatgtacattatttttataatataaaaataatgtacattcagtacaaaaataatgtatatttgattatggtccacgtAGCTGTTAATTTGCCGAAAGTCATGGAAACGTGTTAGGGGGTCGAATTCTCATATGAAAACATGTGCTGTTCAAACGAAGCCCAAAGATCTTTGTTTTGTCACGGTTGTGGGATGTTTGTTGGTTTGGGCTGGGCCACATACAAAACGACACCACGTTTCTACAGAATATATATCAgactaaacaaattaaaacttaaccATTGATAGATAATACAGAGTACTAATACAACAAAGCTGAAAACGCCATGGCTGCATGAAGGGAATGTGTCTTAATCTTCCCAATTACAGAAACAACAAAGATAACAAACATCATCTCCTCTCTTCATCTCATATTCATTCCATTCTTTATCCACTTACTCTAAGAAGCACAACTGCTAAAACCAGTCCACTAAGGTGGTCTAGTTTGATTACCTCTAGGAGGTCTGGCTATCCTCGACGGTCCTCACGCAATTGGGGTGCACTTCATACCCGCACTCGAGGCACTGATAAGCCCAACCATGCCCCTGCTCGTCGCACTCACAACATATATAAGGTCCCCCGCCAGTCCCTTCTGAGACCAGACTTAGCTCGTGGTGATGCCCCTCGTGGTGCTTCGATTTTGGAAGGCGTTTCGCCTCTTCGTCCATCTGCCTCTCGAGCGCCTCCATTCTGGCCCGTGTGAAGGGATATGCATTTTCTTTATACAGACATATAAGGTTCCTCCCTTGTTTGCTCAGAGTTTTGCCATCAGGCCCCAAGATTACCAAGCTGGGAATCCCTCGAATGTCGAAATACTTTCTTAGGTTCTTGGCATTTGGATCACCAAAAGGGAGTGCTAACCATGGCATGGACTGGAAATAACCTTCGAATTCCATTTCCCCATTGTCACTCGAGACATAAACTATTTCAAAATCCTCGCCCGATACTAGCCCCTGCTTAATCTTTTGGTAGACCGAGATTAGCTTGGATGTAAACTTCAACCCCGGGACACACCATTTGGCTGAGAAAAACAGCCCGATTGTTTTACCAGTTAACGAATTGACAGGCACCTGCAATAACGCAAAGATATACAATTTGCAATTTTGTGTTAGCATTAAGTCCACCCAAGCTGGAATTTAGCATTCTTGCTAAATGCTAAGTATGTACTTACCTTTTCCATTGTGGAGTGGCCAAAAACAAAATCTCTATTGCTGTTTGTTAGTAAGTCTTTCAAAGTCTGTTTTTCGTGTTTCTCCCTCTCTTCCTCACGCAACTTCTCCAACCTCTCTTTGGTAAATGGAAAAGCTTCCACCCCATACCGATAAACAAGTTCAACTCCATCATAAACTATTGCATCATCATCTTTGTTATTGTTAGGCTGCAGAACAACCAGGCAAGGAATGCCCTCGACGTTGAACCTTTGGTTCAAGGCTTTCTTCGTTTCCAGGTCTGAAAACGGAATTGCAAGCCAAGGCATGGATGCACGGTAAGCAGCAAACGCCTCCGAGTCTTCATCAGACGAAACAAAGACTATCTCAAACCCAGAGGTGTAATAGCGGCTAAACTGTTTGTAGACACTGACTAACACTTGGGTAAATTTTTTACAGGGCGCATACCAGTTAGCCGAAAAATATATACCAATAACTTTGCTTCGAAGCTCAGAAATTTTCACCTGTGGCACCAAATAACCACTTTCATTATGGTGAGAAGCACTAGTTGATTCAAGGCATTCAGAGGCATGTCATGTGTTACCTTCCAAACTGTATTCATCCTGGTTCTGAAACCTTGTTTCAATCATGTTATTTTCCAAGTGAACCAGTAGTCACATTAAAGTGAAGTTATAGAATCATGCATTTGGAGCATAATATATCAAATGTACTGATACAAACCCAAACATAATTATACCATAAAACCCGAGTCTTATATATTAGTCTAGGCAATCAATAGCTAATGTGGGACGCATTTAGTACTGATCCTCTTAGTCCTATATATTCGTCCAGACAATCAATAGCTAATGTGGGACGCATCTGGTACTAATCCTCTTATACATTTAACCAAGTCTTATATATTAGCCTAATGTGGGACCCATGCATTGGTACTAAAGTTTAACCCAGGTCTTAATATTGTCCCGGACAATCAGTAGCTAATGTGGGACGCATTTGGTACTAACCCTCATATATGTTTAACTCAATTCTTATATATTGATCTAAAAAATCAGCAACTAATGTGAGACCCATCACAAATAACCCTGTTATTAACACCTATGATTTTAGGAAAAGTATTTCTGGAAATGATAATTGGGGGGCTACAGTCCACCTTATGCTTACATAACATTAGCAGGATTGGAGGTCTAGCTACACAAACATACATACAGATCAATATAACACTGTTAATCCAAACTAAAACCATTTCAATCAAGAAATTAATCAAGCCGATGGAAACCTTATTCCCTGCTGCAAATTATTCGAAAACAGGGAAATGGTTTTAAACAACTTAAGAAAGTGAATCCCAGAGCTTCAAAATTGCTTTATTCTGTACCTACCTGAGTTCCAGAAGGGGAGAGGAGAAAGTCGCGATCTTTGGTGGCGAGAAGAGACAAGAATGTCGACCCAGCAGAGACcatctccttctccttctccgcCTCAGCTGCAACCAACATTTTCTTGATTTCTCCATCTTCTTCAACCTTCAAGTTGAAACCATGGCCGTTGGTTTCAAGCTCCTTCACCTCCCTCATGGCCAcgcctctccctctctctctctctctctctctcaagaGTTTTGATGTTGTTTTTGTTCACTGAATGATTGCGGGCGCAGCAAAGCATGCATCCCCATCAACATTTAGGAGGATGTAACACGTAGCATTCTTCTCTCTCCTCTAATTAGCTACACCTCACCAGTCATCCCCTCAAAGTCCAATATGTGCCGAGTGCTGACGCCCAAATAATGACAAATTATAAACGTGTACCATGCACCACACTCCTCTCTAACTACGACCTCACGACGTATCTTTTAGTAGGTTGATTGGTATGCCACACTTGTCAATCACCCCGCACACCCAATCCACCTACTAGTTCAACTAAACGATAAATGAAGTTCGGGACCTCCgataacacttgtgtgagatggGTCTCAAGACTTCAAGttgaatctttaattaatgggttaaatatttaactcattaattaaagatttgaCCTGTGTAACAAATTGactctcacacaaatttttactcAATTAAATTGGTCAGGATgttacttgataattataagatgTCATAAATTTTTAGTAAAGATAAGTATTTTAAGTAGTTATATTGATGTACAAATGTATGTGGGGTTCACTTCTGATTTGAGTTGAGTTTTTGGATTCGAATTTTTTGAAGTGAGAcggaaaaattaatatattttatgttgaaaatatttaataggtgaatgagtaattgatttttaaagtaGACTTatttgaaactaaaaaaaataagagaagTTGAATGGTGTAGTGGTTTGTGATTAAGCTCAATTAGCCTAATCTTGGTAATGATGAGCTAAGTTTGGTACTTAGCTTAAGTTTTGAGGATTAAGCACATGCAAGTGCTTATAACACACCATTTCTGCTCCTTCCAAAAGGAGTTGTAGGCTCCATCAGGAACGAGAGATAAAATTCTGATCGAATGGAGTGGTCATGTCATTTTTTGATGcgttaattaatttcaatttattttttaataattaatgtcattgtttattgttatttattttatcatcTCTTATAAAAATCTTGGTGTTCGGCAAAATTGATTGCTGAttttaaaacatcaaaactttaATTTTCCTCTCTATCtctagaaaattatttttttcttcaaaaattatGTCAACATTTccgaaaaattcaaaatatactcTCATTGTGTTATAGTTCACGATGAGTAATATAGCTTTAGTGCTCAACTATATTACTGTTATACATTTTATTCTGAGAGACTAACGCTACAAGGCTCATGATATTCTTAGGAGATAGCAAATCAATTTTAAAGAAGGTGTTTGTTATAcataaatttgtattattaacttattaatctctacacaaaattacaagtttaGCCCAATAAGAACGGCCTATTGGTATGGTGGGTTTGAATCAAATAATCAATCAGACAACTTAAACTGTGaatttttttgtgatttataTCCACGATTTACCTCCGCTACTAAAATTACAGAACAGAGGAATTGAAGCAGCTGGGACCCTCACGGTTGAATCCATTGTTGCAGGCATAGATAACGTGGCGAGCGGAGAAACGGTGCATGATCTGATGCACTGTGCATGGCAGATTGGGAACCACATGATAGTTGACTGTAAAAGATAAGTGTTGGGTGTTCGCGTGGGATTGGGCCACGTAATGGGGGACAGAtgtgaagaagaaagaaatcatCAAACAAAAGTGTGACTATGAGTATTATCTGCTATCTTCCAAAATCTATTTAATTATCTGCTAGATGCTATCAATATTAGCCGGACACCTGTCCCCTTTCTACTATTGTATGCtaccttatttatttattttggtacaTTAAGTTTCCAGTTACGCCAAACTAATGAGTAATGAGTACTAAAAAAGATCTTCACTTTTTCCTATACATTTTGCGGACAATGAGTTTTCATTACCTTTGATTAAATTTTTAGACTTTGGATACTCCAACTATCCCTCATCATGTATTCAGTGGGaatgatgagaactgaatattgtattgattcaattgaacaat from Ipomoea triloba cultivar NCNSP0323 chromosome 6, ASM357664v1 includes:
- the LOC116021555 gene encoding calcium-dependent protein kinase 29-like produces the protein MGLCCSKVREIPILSSSSAYRPVPIVEQQTQPPPPAPQKPMASASEVGPILGKPYVDIRTVYDLDRELGRGQFGITYLCTEKATGFKYACKSISTAKLVSPKDIEDVRREVLMLQHLTGQPNIVEFKGAYEDGENLYVVMELCSGGELFDRITAKGNYSEKEAARIGRQIVNVVHVCHFMGVMHRDLKPENFLLVSKDDDSPLKATDFGLSVFIEEGQIYKDIVGSAYYVAPEVLRRKYGKEIDVWSAGVILYILLSGFPPFWAETEKAIFEEILKAQLDLESSPWPSISSSAKDLIRKMLTVDPQKRITAAEALEHPWLKEDGDASDKPIHSAVLIRMRQFRAMNKMKQLALKVIAETMPEEEIKGLKEMFNNIDTDRSGTITYEELKTGLAKLGSKLPESEIKQLMDAADVDKSGSIDYIEFITVTMHRHRLESEENLHRAFNYFDKDGSGYITRDELRHAMTGYGMGDEATIDEILNDVDTDFDGKINFEEFVQMMRRGTVDDGQHA
- the LOC116023064 gene encoding probable nucleoredoxin 2 → MREVKELETNGHGFNLKVEEDGEIKKMLVAAEAEKEKEMVSAGSTFLSLLATKDRDFLLSPSGTQVKISELRSKVIGIYFSANWYAPCKKFTQVLVSVYKQFSRYYTSGFEIVFVSSDEDSEAFAAYRASMPWLAIPFSDLETKKALNQRFNVEGIPCLVVLQPNNNKDDDAIVYDGVELVYRYGVEAFPFTKERLEKLREEEREKHEKQTLKDLLTNSNRDFVFGHSTMEKVPVNSLTGKTIGLFFSAKWCVPGLKFTSKLISVYQKIKQGLVSGEDFEIVYVSSDNGEMEFEGYFQSMPWLALPFGDPNAKNLRKYFDIRGIPSLVILGPDGKTLSKQGRNLICLYKENAYPFTRARMEALERQMDEEAKRLPKSKHHEGHHHELSLVSEGTGGGPYICCECDEQGHGWAYQCLECGYEVHPNCVRTVEDSQTS